A single region of the Drosophila takahashii strain IR98-3 E-12201 chromosome 2R, DtakHiC1v2, whole genome shotgun sequence genome encodes:
- the Mat1 gene encoding CDK-activating kinase assembly factor MAT1 — translation MDDQACPRCKTTKYRNPSLKLMVNVCGHTLCESCVDLLFLKGSGACPECMVPLRRNNFRVQLFEDPMVEKEVDIRRRILRDYNKREEDFGSLAEYNDYLEEIEDIVYNLCNNIEIIETNKRIEAYKRDNREVIQRNKTRVGRDEYALEEMLELEKVQEEARRKELDELENEHKKKKARDKQALIEELMYSGKDAAQIVTEFAEKAEKQREEEKQLPPPKPANEFSTGIKFGQTADPSLLPVPKSEEGPLFVYEPLVALSEGPAMPPTSEIVGRGYIAHIRSETPQENAGGFTSTLACERALQEALQGLYYTATTGVAAGT, via the coding sequence ATGGACGACCAGGCGTGCCCGCGGTGCAAGACCACCAAATACCGGAATCCCTCGCTCAAGCTGATGGTCAACGTTTGCGGCCACACGTTGTGCGAGTCCTGCGTGGATTTGCTGTTCCTCAAAGGATCCGGCGCCTGTCCCGAGTGCATGGTGCCCCTGCGCCGCAACAACTTCCGCGTCCAGCTGTTCGAGGATCCCATGGTGGAGAAGGAGGTCGACATTCGGCGGCGAATCCTGCGGGACTACAACAAACGCGAGGAGGACTTCGGCTCGCTGGCCGAGTACAATGACTACCTGGAGGAGATCGAGGACATTGTGTACAACCTGTGCAACAACATCGAGATCATCGAGACGAACAAGCGGATCGAGGCGTACAAGCGCGACAACCGCGAGGTTATCCAGCGAAACAAGACGCGCGTGGGGCGCGATGAGTACGCCCTGGAGGAGATGCTGGAGCTGGAGAAGGTCCAGGAGGAGGCGCGCCGTAAGGAGCTCGATGAGCTGGAGAACGAgcacaagaagaagaaggctCGCGACAAGCAGGCGCTGATCGAGGAGCTGATGTACAGCGGCAAGGATGCCGCCCAGATTGTCACCGAGTTCGCCGAGAAGGCAGAGAAGCAGCGCGAGGAGGAGAAGCAACTTCCGCCACCGAAGCCCGCCAACGAGTTCTCCACGGGCATTAAGTTTGGCCAGACAGCCGACCCCAGCCTGCTGCCCGTTCCCAAATCGGAGGAGGGTCCGCTGTTCGTCTACGAGCCACTGGTTGCTTTGAGTGAAGGACCCGCCATGCCGCCCACCAGTGAGATCGTGGGCAGGGGCTATATTGCCCACATACGCAGCGAAACCCCGCAGGAAAACGCCGGTGGATTCACATCGACCCTGGCCTGCGAACGGGCGCTCCAGGAGGCGCTGCAGGGACTCTACTACACGGCCACGACGGGCGTGGCCGCCGGCACCTAG